The following are from one region of the Methyloversatilis discipulorum genome:
- a CDS encoding ArnT family glycosyltransferase, producing the protein MSLPSQSYPARRPLIGDPPETGFVIALCLVYLLTGLFGRDPWKGDDALNIGVALGFAREGGWLIPQLAGQLWLDSPPLFHWLASLTGQAAGWVGISFADGARLASAFFLALWLLGSAGAARELYGAPAARIAPLIGIASIGAVTHLHDAQSSTTLLAALGLGMWSLALIARRPLQGALVLIVALAISGLGTGLWLTAVLLLTAAAMPLLPVWRTVATSALRMSALPLAMAVGTLLAASWLIALQLERPELAARVWADDLQRLLPDAEHLAGGAGSWAKVLAWYAWPALPVAGWALWQRREQWRSPVLTLPLIVLLLLFIQLAGEGAARNQRALPLLAPLVVLGSAGLPRLRRGAANALDWFGVMTFSLLGVIIWLGWIAMTTGWPERLARTFARLEPGFEMSISLLALAAAVIMSAAWIWLLWRSPRTPTRGAVSWGCGMVLIWFLVSSLWLPWIDYGRSYRDVARMIGEHLPAQHGCVAFTGLQESQRAAFYYFLDLKPLNIAGRSGQQCDLLLAYHGRGGKPPSLDGSWTLKWEGRRPGDRHERFLLYARH; encoded by the coding sequence ATGTCACTTCCTTCGCAGTCCTACCCGGCCCGCCGTCCGCTGATCGGCGACCCACCCGAAACCGGATTCGTTATCGCGCTGTGCCTGGTCTACCTGCTGACCGGTCTGTTCGGCCGCGATCCGTGGAAGGGCGACGACGCGCTGAACATCGGCGTGGCACTGGGCTTCGCCCGCGAGGGGGGATGGCTGATCCCGCAACTGGCCGGCCAGCTGTGGCTGGACAGCCCGCCGCTGTTCCATTGGCTGGCTTCGCTGACGGGTCAGGCGGCGGGATGGGTTGGCATCAGTTTCGCAGACGGCGCGCGCCTTGCCAGCGCCTTCTTTCTTGCCCTGTGGCTGCTCGGCAGTGCCGGCGCCGCGCGCGAACTTTACGGCGCGCCAGCGGCACGCATCGCACCGCTGATCGGCATCGCCAGCATCGGCGCCGTCACCCACCTGCATGACGCGCAATCGTCGACCACGCTGCTGGCCGCACTCGGGCTGGGCATGTGGTCGCTCGCACTGATCGCGCGACGACCGCTCCAGGGCGCGCTCGTGCTGATCGTGGCGCTGGCCATCTCCGGCCTCGGCACCGGCCTGTGGCTGACCGCAGTGCTGCTGCTGACCGCCGCCGCCATGCCGCTGCTGCCGGTATGGCGCACGGTCGCAACTTCTGCACTGCGCATGAGCGCCCTGCCTCTGGCGATGGCGGTCGGTACATTGCTCGCCGCCAGCTGGCTGATCGCCCTGCAGCTGGAACGACCAGAGCTGGCCGCCCGCGTCTGGGCCGACGACCTGCAGCGACTGCTGCCGGATGCCGAACACCTTGCTGGCGGTGCAGGCAGCTGGGCCAAGGTGCTCGCCTGGTACGCCTGGCCGGCACTGCCTGTCGCCGGCTGGGCCCTGTGGCAGCGCCGCGAACAGTGGCGCTCGCCGGTGCTGACGCTGCCGCTGATCGTGCTCCTGCTGCTGTTCATCCAACTCGCCGGTGAAGGTGCGGCCCGCAACCAGCGGGCACTTCCCTTGCTGGCACCGCTGGTCGTGCTGGGCAGCGCCGGTCTGCCCCGGCTGCGCCGGGGCGCCGCGAACGCACTCGACTGGTTCGGTGTCATGACCTTTTCACTACTGGGCGTCATCATATGGCTCGGCTGGATAGCCATGACGACAGGCTGGCCGGAAAGGCTGGCGCGCACCTTCGCGCGGCTGGAACCGGGCTTCGAGATGTCGATATCCTTGCTGGCACTGGCAGCCGCCGTCATCATGAGTGCCGCATGGATATGGCTGCTGTGGCGTTCGCCACGAACGCCGACACGTGGGGCCGTCAGCTGGGGCTGCGGCATGGTATTGATATGGTTTCTCGTCAGCAGCCTGTGGCTGCCGTGGATAGATTACGGTCGCAGCTATCGCGACGTGGCGCGGATGATCGGCGAGCACCTGCCGGCGCAGCATGGCTGCGTCGCCTTCACCGGCCTGCAGGAAAGCCAGCGCGCGGCGTTCTATTACTTCCTCGATCTGAAGCCGTTGAACATCGCGGGCCGATCGGGGCAGCAATGCGACCTGCTGCTGGCCTACCACGGCCGGGGCGGCAAGCCGCCGTCGCTGGACGGAAGCTGGACACTGAAGTGGGAAGGCCGCCGGCCCGGCGACCGGCACGAGCGCTTCCTGCTGTACGCAAGACACTGA
- the rpmE gene encoding 50S ribosomal protein L31, translating to MKEGIHPSYEVVAVTCSCGNSFETRSTMGKPLHIEVCASCHPFYTGKQKIVDTAGRVERFRQKYANVPRS from the coding sequence ATGAAAGAAGGCATTCACCCCAGCTACGAAGTCGTCGCAGTGACCTGCTCCTGCGGCAACAGCTTCGAAACCCGTTCGACGATGGGCAAGCCGCTGCACATCGAAGTGTGTGCCTCGTGCCACCCGTTCTATACCGGCAAGCAGAAGATCGTCGACACCGCCGGTCGCGTCGAGCGCTTCCGTCAGAAGTACGCAAACGTGCCGCGCAGCTGA
- a CDS encoding transglutaminase family protein — translation MTQVRYHVLHETHYRYAWPVSMSRQLLHLTPRETPRQTTLAHRVDITPVPAERERRTDYFGNRVEHISVGAAHEELAVLATSTVDVRRIGDAPRPQSPAWEHVRDRLHQVGPAPLLEPCQYLYASPHIEPLAALARYARLDFHRDRPLFDAACALMRRIHRDFEFDPEATTVSTPLETLLKQRRGVCQDFAHFMIGCLRSLGLPARYVSGYLLTQPPPGQPRLIGADASHAWVSVFCPGAGWLDFDPTNCVQPDDQHITVAWGRDFSDVTPMRGVILGGGEHVVEVRVTVMPEDDARPACTCADTMQPLEPE, via the coding sequence ATGACGCAGGTCCGCTATCACGTGCTGCACGAAACGCATTACCGCTACGCCTGGCCGGTGTCGATGTCGCGCCAGCTGCTGCATCTGACGCCACGCGAGACGCCGCGTCAGACGACGCTCGCGCACCGGGTCGACATCACGCCGGTGCCGGCCGAGCGCGAGCGCCGGACGGACTACTTCGGCAATCGGGTCGAGCACATTTCGGTCGGCGCCGCGCATGAGGAACTGGCGGTGCTGGCCACCTCGACGGTCGACGTGAGGCGCATCGGCGACGCGCCGAGGCCGCAGTCGCCCGCCTGGGAACACGTGCGCGACCGCCTTCACCAGGTCGGGCCGGCGCCGCTGCTCGAGCCCTGTCAGTACCTGTATGCCAGCCCGCACATCGAACCGCTGGCCGCACTGGCGCGCTATGCGCGGCTCGACTTCCACCGCGATCGGCCGCTGTTCGACGCCGCCTGTGCGCTGATGCGGCGCATCCACCGCGATTTCGAATTCGACCCCGAAGCCACCACCGTGAGCACGCCGCTGGAAACGCTGCTCAAGCAGCGACGCGGCGTCTGTCAGGATTTCGCCCACTTCATGATCGGTTGCCTGCGCTCGCTCGGTCTGCCGGCGCGCTATGTCAGCGGCTATCTGCTGACACAGCCACCGCCCGGCCAGCCGCGCCTGATCGGCGCCGACGCGTCGCACGCCTGGGTGTCGGTGTTCTGTCCGGGCGCCGGCTGGCTCGATTTCGACCCGACCAACTGCGTGCAGCCCGACGACCAGCACATCACGGTCGCCTGGGGACGCGACTTCAGCGACGTCACGCCGATGCGCGGCGTCATCCTCGGCGGCGGCGAGCACGTGGTCGAGGTCCGTGTCACCGTGATGCCGGAGGACGATGCACGGCCCGCCTGCACCTGCGCTGACACCATGCAGCCCCTTGAACCGGAATGA